From the Sphingomonas suaedae genome, one window contains:
- a CDS encoding 2OG-Fe(II) oxygenase: MSIFSRPKTPAGSIVRARTSKKVTERLGANPAIRRARVEQAEIYYHPGFLSDAECDKLIAMIDANRRPSTLLAASEDPEFRTSESCDLDRWSPDVRPIDERMAALLDIPPEHGETMQGQRYAPGQQFRAHYDWFNEQQDYWPAMKASGGQRTWTAMIYLNDVEEGGATWFPQAGVRVAPKRGLLLAWNNMKPDGSPNLGTLHEGTPVVQGVKYIITKWFREHPWINMPIRTY, from the coding sequence ATGAGCATCTTTTCGCGACCCAAAACCCCCGCAGGATCGATCGTCCGCGCCCGCACGAGCAAGAAGGTAACCGAACGGCTTGGCGCCAATCCGGCCATCCGCCGCGCCAGGGTCGAGCAGGCGGAGATCTATTATCATCCGGGTTTTCTGAGCGATGCGGAATGCGACAAGCTGATCGCGATGATCGACGCCAACCGTCGCCCCTCGACCCTTCTCGCCGCATCGGAGGACCCCGAGTTCCGCACCAGCGAAAGCTGCGATCTCGACCGCTGGTCGCCCGACGTCCGCCCGATCGACGAACGGATGGCGGCGCTGCTCGACATCCCGCCCGAACATGGCGAGACGATGCAGGGCCAGCGTTATGCGCCGGGGCAGCAGTTCCGCGCCCATTATGACTGGTTCAACGAACAGCAGGATTATTGGCCCGCGATGAAGGCATCGGGCGGCCAGCGTACCTGGACGGCGATGATCTATCTCAACGATGTCGAGGAGGGTGGCGCGACCTGGTTCCCACAGGCGGGCGTGCGCGTCGCGCCAAAGCGCGGGCTGCTGCTCGCCTGGAACAATATGAAGCCCGACGGATCACCCAATCTGGGCACGCTGCATGAAGGGACGCCGGTGGTGCAGGGCGTCAAATACATCATCACCAAATGGTTTCGCGAGCACCCCTGGATCAACATGCCGATACGAACTTATTGA
- a CDS encoding RcnB family protein produces the protein MKKLILAALIGATILTPAAAIAQDRGNRDGRRAEAREQRQQVRAQRQEQRQTYRAQRPQAERPVVQQRQAPAQRAQQQPPRREFRQERRDDRQGFRQERRDDRQDFRQERREDRRDLRQGQVTPPQFRQDRRDDRQDFRRDRRDDRQDFRRDRRDDRQDFRRDQRDGRQDYRQQRRYGDWRDQQQYRRGWDDSRRWNRSWRGDRRYDWGSYRTRNRHVYRLPRYYAPAGYRYGYRRFSIGLTIGSMLFAPSYWINDPFYYRLPPAYGPYRWVRYYNDALLVDIRTGYVVDVIYDIFW, from the coding sequence ATGAAGAAGCTCATCTTGGCGGCGTTGATCGGCGCTACCATTCTGACCCCCGCCGCGGCCATTGCGCAGGACCGCGGAAATCGCGACGGACGTCGTGCGGAAGCACGCGAGCAGCGCCAGCAGGTTCGCGCGCAACGCCAGGAACAGCGCCAGACCTATCGTGCCCAGCGGCCTCAGGCCGAGCGTCCGGTGGTGCAGCAGCGCCAGGCCCCAGCGCAACGCGCGCAGCAGCAGCCGCCGCGTCGCGAGTTCCGTCAGGAACGACGCGACGACCGCCAGGGATTTCGCCAGGAACGCCGCGACGATCGCCAGGATTTCCGGCAGGAGCGCCGTGAGGACCGTCGCGACCTTCGCCAGGGTCAGGTGACTCCGCCGCAATTCCGGCAGGACCGCCGCGACGACCGGCAGGACTTCCGCCGCGATCGGCGCGATGATCGTCAGGATTTCCGCCGCGACCGCCGTGACGATCGGCAGGATTTCCGTCGCGACCAGCGCGACGGGCGTCAGGACTATCGTCAGCAACGCCGCTATGGCGACTGGCGCGACCAGCAGCAATATCGCCGCGGCTGGGACGATTCGCGGCGCTGGAACCGCAGCTGGCGCGGTGATCGCCGCTATGACTGGGGCAGCTATCGCACCCGCAACCGCCACGTCTATCGCCTGCCGCGCTATTACGCCCCTGCGGGATATCGCTATGGCTATCGCCGCTTCTCGATCGGCCTGACCATTGGTTCGATGCTGTTCGCACCGAGCTACTGGATCAACGATCCCTTCTACTACCGCTTGCCGCCAGCTTACGGCCCGTATCGCTGGGTGCGCTACTACAATGATGCGCTGCTCGTCGATATCCGGACCGGCTATGTCGTCGACGTGATCTACGACATCTTCTGGTAA
- a CDS encoding (2Fe-2S)-binding protein codes for MTRFTVNNQPVEYKLDPRTPLLWALRDASNLTGTKYGCGTGDCGACTVDIDGAAVRSCQMTIAQAEGTFVTTIEGLAQESNHPVQQALIAGNVVQCGYCIPGIVMSAAALLRKNRNPSDEEIAGAITNLCRCGIYPRLVEAIGRAARVARGEEEIVLDRRETAASEEPAQD; via the coding sequence ATGACCCGTTTCACCGTCAATAATCAGCCTGTCGAATACAAGCTCGATCCGCGCACCCCCCTGCTCTGGGCGCTGCGCGACGCTTCAAACCTGACGGGCACCAAATATGGTTGCGGCACCGGTGATTGCGGGGCCTGTACGGTCGATATCGATGGCGCGGCGGTGCGTTCCTGCCAGATGACGATCGCGCAGGCCGAAGGGACGTTCGTGACGACGATCGAGGGGCTGGCGCAGGAGAGCAATCATCCCGTCCAGCAGGCGCTGATCGCGGGGAACGTGGTCCAGTGCGGCTATTGCATCCCCGGCATCGTGATGAGCGCGGCCGCGCTGCTCCGCAAGAATCGCAACCCTTCGGACGAGGAAATTGCGGGGGCGATCACCAATTTGTGTCGCTGTGGCATCTACCCCCGCCTGGTCGAGGCGATCGGGCGCGCGGCGCGGGTGGCGCGTGGCGAGGAAGAGATCGTGCTGGACCGGCGCGAAACCGCCGCATCCGAGGAACCTGCACAGGACTAG
- a CDS encoding MaoC family dehydratase — MAGRYFNEWQVGDRIVHELRRTVTETDNLLISTLTHNPQPLHLDAEAAGASEFGRILVNGTFTFALMVGISVGDTTLGTLVANLGYDEVRMPSPVFIGDTLRAESEVVELRPSKSRPGQGIVTFRHIMLNQRDEIVCSCLRSALLHSVPGKD; from the coding sequence ATGGCGGGGCGCTATTTCAACGAATGGCAGGTGGGTGACCGGATCGTGCACGAGCTGCGCCGCACGGTGACCGAGACGGACAATCTGCTGATCTCCACCCTCACCCATAATCCGCAGCCGCTGCATCTGGATGCCGAAGCCGCCGGGGCAAGTGAGTTTGGGCGGATCCTGGTCAATGGCACCTTCACCTTTGCGCTGATGGTCGGGATTTCGGTGGGCGATACGACGCTGGGCACGCTGGTCGCCAATCTGGGCTATGACGAGGTGCGGATGCCGAGCCCGGTGTTTATCGGCGACACGCTGCGTGCCGAGAGCGAGGTGGTCGAACTGCGCCCGTCCAAGTCGCGGCCAGGACAGGGCATCGTCACCTTCCGCCACATCATGCTCAACCAGCGCGACGAGATCGTTTGTTCGTGCCTGAGAAGCGCATTACTCCATTCGGTGCCGGGCAAGGACTGA
- a CDS encoding LysR family transcriptional regulator produces MIERYLLRYFLAVIDSGTFTAAAAQMAVSQPTLSAGIAKLEREVGAKLLRRSSQRIELTEAGSQFAVHARRIEREFNLATAAVGGIAQPATLRLGVLTTIASGELAGLVARISAEAPGLAVELVEGNATVLAQQLARGRVDLALTAVQGDATGDGEALRSEPYLLALPVGHRLAGEAALPGEALAGETMIVRRSCEALPETSRYFTRRGIRPSFALRTPNDDRALAMVAAGLGATVVPASHRHAGVANPALIGFDLRRTLVLVRGEDAREGMAAVVDALRGVFGGSGADGV; encoded by the coding sequence ATGATCGAACGCTATTTGCTGCGCTATTTCCTCGCCGTCATCGATAGCGGGACGTTCACCGCCGCCGCCGCGCAGATGGCGGTGTCGCAACCCACGCTGTCGGCGGGGATCGCCAAGCTGGAGCGCGAGGTGGGCGCGAAGCTGCTGCGGCGGTCGAGCCAGCGCATCGAGCTGACCGAAGCGGGGTCGCAATTCGCGGTCCATGCGCGGCGGATCGAGCGCGAGTTTAACCTGGCGACGGCGGCGGTGGGCGGGATCGCGCAACCCGCGACGCTCCGGCTGGGGGTACTGACGACGATCGCGAGTGGCGAGCTGGCGGGGTTGGTCGCGCGGATTTCCGCCGAGGCGCCGGGGCTGGCGGTCGAGCTGGTCGAGGGCAATGCGACGGTGCTGGCGCAGCAACTCGCGCGCGGGCGGGTCGATCTGGCGCTGACCGCGGTGCAGGGCGACGCGACGGGCGATGGCGAGGCGCTGCGCAGTGAACCCTATCTGCTCGCGCTGCCGGTCGGGCATCGACTGGCCGGGGAAGCGGCGCTGCCGGGCGAGGCACTGGCGGGCGAGACAATGATCGTGCGGCGCAGCTGTGAGGCGCTGCCGGAGACGAGCCGCTATTTCACCCGGCGCGGCATCCGCCCGAGCTTTGCGCTGCGCACGCCGAACGATGACCGCGCGCTGGCGATGGTCGCGGCGGGGCTGGGCGCGACGGTGGTGCCCGCGTCGCATCGGCATGCGGGGGTGGCCAACCCGGCGCTGATCGGGTTCGATCTGCGGCGGACTTTGGTGCTGGTGCGGGGGGAGGATGCGCGCGAGGGGATGGCGGCGGTTGTGGACGCGCTGCGGGGGGTGTTTGGCGGGAGTGGGGCTGACGGGGTGTGA
- a CDS encoding isovaleryl-CoA dehydrogenase: MPQMDFALGETADMIRETTERFAREQIAPLAARIDADDWFPRDELWAPMGELGLHGITIAEEDGGLGLGYLEHVIACEEVSRASASIGLSYGAHSNLCVNQIGRWANAEQKAKYLPKLISGEHVGSLAMSEAGAGSDVVGMKLRAEHRGDRYVLNGTKFWITNAAYADVLVVYAKTGEGSRGITTFIIEKGMKGFEIGQKIDKMGMRGSPTAELVFTDCEVPQENVMGPLNGGVGVLMSGLDYERTVLSGIQLGIMQACLDVVLPYLRERKQFGQAIGSFQLMQAKVADMYVALNSARAYVYAVAKACDAGKTTRFDAAGAILLASENAFKVAGEAVQALGGAGYTRDWPVERFLRDAKLLDIGAGTNEIRRMLIGRELVGAA, translated from the coding sequence CTGCCCCAGATGGATTTCGCGCTGGGCGAGACCGCGGACATGATCCGCGAAACCACCGAACGCTTCGCCCGCGAACAGATCGCGCCGCTCGCCGCAAGGATCGACGCCGACGACTGGTTCCCGCGCGACGAACTCTGGGCACCGATGGGCGAACTGGGCCTGCACGGCATCACCATCGCGGAGGAGGATGGCGGCCTCGGCCTCGGCTATCTCGAACATGTCATCGCGTGTGAGGAAGTCAGCCGCGCCTCGGCCTCGATCGGCCTGTCCTACGGCGCGCACTCCAACCTCTGCGTCAACCAGATCGGCCGCTGGGCGAACGCCGAGCAAAAGGCGAAATATCTGCCCAAGCTGATCAGCGGCGAACATGTCGGCAGCCTCGCCATGTCCGAAGCCGGCGCGGGTAGCGACGTGGTCGGCATGAAGCTGCGCGCCGAGCATCGCGGCGACCGTTACGTCCTCAACGGCACCAAATTCTGGATCACCAACGCCGCCTATGCCGATGTCCTGGTCGTCTACGCCAAGACCGGCGAAGGGTCGCGCGGCATCACCACCTTCATCATCGAAAAGGGGATGAAGGGGTTCGAGATCGGGCAGAAGATCGACAAGATGGGGATGCGCGGCAGCCCCACCGCCGAACTCGTCTTCACCGATTGTGAAGTTCCGCAAGAAAACGTCATGGGCCCGCTCAACGGCGGCGTCGGCGTCCTCATGAGCGGCCTCGATTACGAGCGCACCGTGCTGTCGGGCATTCAGCTCGGTATCATGCAGGCCTGCCTCGACGTCGTCCTGCCCTATCTGCGCGAGCGCAAGCAGTTCGGCCAGGCGATCGGCAGCTTCCAGCTGATGCAGGCCAAGGTCGCCGACATGTATGTCGCGCTCAATTCCGCCCGCGCCTATGTCTATGCCGTCGCCAAGGCGTGCGACGCGGGCAAGACCACCCGCTTCGACGCCGCCGGCGCGATCCTGCTGGCGTCCGAAAACGCCTTCAAGGTCGCGGGGGAGGCGGTGCAGGCCCTGGGCGGTGCGGGCTATACCAGGGACTGGCCGGTCGAACGCTTCCTCCGCGACGCCAAGCTGCTGGACATCGGCGCCGGGACCAACGAAATTCGCCGGATGCTGATCGGGCGTGAACTGGTGGGGGCCGCTTGA
- a CDS encoding DMT family protein, whose amino-acid sequence MPTILLLTLSNIFMTIAWYWHLTKSGMSKPLLGVILLSWAIAGVEYCFAVPANRIGFATGWTPGQLKIAQEAIALTVFGVFMVTILGEALHWRHFAAFACIMAAVAFLFVGK is encoded by the coding sequence ATGCCAACCATCCTGCTCCTGACCCTTTCGAACATCTTCATGACGATCGCCTGGTATTGGCATCTGACCAAAAGCGGGATGAGCAAGCCGCTGCTCGGCGTGATCCTGCTGTCCTGGGCCATCGCCGGAGTCGAATATTGCTTTGCCGTTCCGGCCAACCGGATCGGCTTTGCCACCGGCTGGACGCCGGGACAGCTCAAGATCGCGCAGGAGGCGATCGCGCTGACCGTGTTCGGCGTGTTCATGGTCACGATACTGGGCGAGGCGCTGCACTGGCGCCATTTCGCCGCGTTCGCGTGCATCATGGCCGCGGTCGCCTTCCTGTTCGTCGGGAAATAG
- a CDS encoding carboxyl transferase domain-containing protein has product MSGPVLKSILSPEDETFRTNAAHNRALVEKLRADVAQAALGGSEKSRERHTSRGKLLPRERVERLLDPGAPFLEIGQLAACDMYEGEVPGAGMIAGIGRVSGRTCMIVCNDATVKGGTYYPMTVKKHLRAQEIAEANRLPCIYLVDSGGANLPHQAEVFPDRDHFGRIFFNQANMSAKGIPQIACVMGSCTAGGAYVPAMSDESVIVREQGTIFLAGPPLVKAATGEEISAEDLGGGDLHGRKSGVVDHVADNDEHALTIVRDIVSHLPADRKPDIEIRDPRPPKFDAEDLYGIVPTDVRAPYDVHEVIARLVDGSEFHEFKALYGTTLVCGFAHIWGIPVAVLANNGVLFSESALKGAHFIELACQRRIPLLFLQNISGFMVGGKYEAEGIAKHGAKLVTAVATASVPKITVLIGGSFGAGNYGMCGRAYSPRFLFSWPNSRISVMGGEQAASVLATVHRDAANWTPEEAEAFKQPIRDDYEAQGNPWHATARLWDDGIIDPAQTRDVLGLAFAATLNAPVEEGTRFGVFRM; this is encoded by the coding sequence ATGAGCGGTCCCGTCCTCAAGTCGATCCTCTCCCCCGAAGACGAGACCTTCCGCACCAACGCCGCGCACAACCGCGCGCTTGTCGAGAAGCTCCGCGCCGATGTCGCGCAGGCGGCGCTCGGCGGCAGTGAAAAGTCGCGTGAAAGGCATACGTCACGCGGCAAGCTGCTCCCGCGCGAGCGCGTCGAGCGCCTGCTCGACCCCGGCGCCCCCTTCCTCGAGATCGGCCAGCTCGCCGCCTGCGACATGTATGAGGGCGAGGTCCCCGGCGCCGGCATGATCGCCGGCATCGGCCGCGTCTCGGGCCGGACCTGCATGATCGTGTGCAACGACGCGACGGTGAAGGGCGGCACCTATTACCCGATGACGGTCAAGAAGCATCTGCGCGCGCAGGAGATTGCCGAGGCCAACCGGCTGCCGTGCATCTACCTCGTCGACAGCGGCGGCGCGAACCTCCCGCATCAGGCCGAGGTCTTCCCCGACCGCGACCATTTCGGCCGCATCTTCTTCAATCAGGCGAACATGTCCGCCAAGGGCATCCCCCAGATCGCCTGCGTCATGGGCAGCTGCACCGCGGGCGGCGCCTATGTCCCCGCCATGTCCGACGAAAGCGTGATCGTGCGCGAACAGGGCACGATCTTCCTCGCCGGCCCGCCGCTGGTGAAGGCCGCGACGGGCGAGGAAATCAGCGCCGAGGATCTGGGCGGCGGCGACCTGCACGGCCGCAAATCGGGCGTGGTCGATCATGTCGCCGACAATGACGAACACGCGCTGACCATCGTCCGCGACATCGTCAGCCACCTCCCCGCCGACCGCAAGCCCGACATCGAAATCCGCGACCCGCGCCCGCCCAAATTCGACGCGGAGGATCTCTACGGCATCGTCCCCACCGACGTCCGCGCGCCCTATGACGTCCACGAAGTCATCGCGCGGCTGGTCGACGGCAGCGAGTTTCACGAGTTCAAGGCGCTGTACGGCACCACCCTCGTCTGCGGTTTCGCGCACATCTGGGGCATCCCGGTCGCGGTCCTCGCCAATAACGGCGTGCTGTTCAGCGAAAGCGCGCTCAAGGGCGCGCACTTCATCGAACTCGCCTGCCAGCGCCGCATTCCGCTGCTCTTCCTTCAGAATATCAGTGGCTTCATGGTCGGCGGGAAGTACGAGGCAGAGGGCATCGCCAAGCACGGCGCCAAGCTCGTGACGGCGGTGGCCACCGCCAGCGTCCCCAAGATCACCGTCCTGATCGGCGGGTCGTTCGGGGCCGGGAATTACGGGATGTGCGGGCGAGCCTATTCGCCAAGGTTCCTGTTCAGCTGGCCCAACAGCCGCATCAGCGTGATGGGCGGCGAACAAGCGGCAAGCGTGCTGGCCACCGTCCACCGCGACGCCGCGAACTGGACGCCGGAGGAGGCCGAAGCCTTCAAGCAACCGATCCGCGACGATTACGAAGCGCAAGGCAACCCCTGGCACGCGACGGCGCGGCTATGGGACGACGGCATCATCGATCCGGCCCAGACGCGCGACGTGCTGGGCCTCGCGTTCGCCGCGACGCTGAACGCGCCGGTGGAAGAGGGGACACGCTTCGGCGTGTTTCGGATGTGA
- a CDS encoding endonuclease domain-containing protein produces the protein MDAPTPKKLQPPALRQPIKQVRRARDQRKKLSLPGVLLWQQLQKRPGGYRFRKQFPLTPYTADFACLSSRLLIEIDGESHEYGDQPQRDEARDAFTAAKGFRTLRLLAVEVLNNMEGCLTAIVIACREAGPPPASRAGKERNQS, from the coding sequence ATGGACGCGCCCACACCGAAAAAGCTGCAGCCGCCCGCGCTTCGCCAACCGATCAAACAGGTGCGCCGCGCCCGCGACCAGCGCAAGAAACTCAGCCTCCCCGGAGTGCTACTCTGGCAGCAACTCCAGAAGCGTCCCGGCGGCTACCGCTTCCGCAAGCAATTCCCGCTGACGCCATACACCGCCGATTTCGCCTGCCTCTCGTCGCGCCTGCTGATCGAAATCGATGGCGAGTCGCATGAATATGGCGATCAGCCTCAACGCGACGAAGCCCGCGACGCCTTCACCGCCGCGAAGGGTTTTCGAACCCTCCGCCTGCTCGCCGTCGAAGTCCTGAACAACATGGAAGGGTGCCTGACCGCGATCGTGATCGCGTGCCGCGAGGCTGGGCCCCCTCCTGCTTCCCGCGCCGGGAAGGAACGAAACCAATCATGA
- a CDS encoding acetyl/propionyl/methylcrotonyl-CoA carboxylase subunit alpha, whose amino-acid sequence MIQSLLIANRGEIACRIIRTARKLGIRTVAVYSDADASALHVRSADEAVHIGASPARESYLVGERIIAAAKQTGAQAIHPGYGFLSENAEFAEAVQAAGLIWVGPDPDSIRAMGLKDAAKKLMQDARVPVTPGYLGEDQSPERLQAEADRIGYPVLIKAVAGGGGKGMRRVDAAADFADALASCQREAASSFGNTQVLIEKYILAPRHIEVQVFGDSHGNIVHLFERDCSMQRRHQKVIEEAPAPGMDKAARFAVCEAAVKAARAANYVGAGTIEFIADASHGLHADRIWFMEMNTRLQVEHPVTEAITGVDLVEWQLRVASGEPLPLRQEELSINGHAIEARLYAEDPAKGFLPSTGKLEVLDFPTNSRVDTGVEAGSTISPFYDPMVAKLITHGDTREDAIALLRADLSYLTVWPVRTNAGFLFRLLGDSDFRAAQLDTGLIERRGETLLIDPLPGAADLTHALYWLDSDPSAETYLIARGLEGFRLNRAPATQRAVSVSGTRVAFDATEGELSSHFFRHPRDGAALLVFEGATFRVTADRTEGGAGGAAGDGAILAPMPGRIVSVEVSEGQAVTAGQKLLVLEAMKMEQALLAPFDGVVETLAATPGAQVQVDALLVKVAKAE is encoded by the coding sequence ATGATCCAATCCCTCCTCATCGCCAACCGCGGCGAGATCGCCTGCCGCATCATCCGCACCGCGCGCAAACTCGGCATTCGCACCGTCGCGGTCTATTCCGACGCCGATGCCAGCGCGCTCCATGTCCGTAGCGCCGACGAAGCGGTGCACATCGGCGCATCCCCCGCGCGCGAATCCTATCTTGTCGGCGAGCGCATCATCGCCGCCGCCAAACAGACCGGCGCACAGGCCATCCACCCCGGCTACGGCTTTCTCTCCGAAAATGCCGAGTTTGCCGAAGCGGTCCAGGCCGCCGGCCTGATCTGGGTCGGCCCCGACCCCGACAGCATCCGCGCCATGGGCCTCAAGGACGCGGCCAAGAAGCTGATGCAGGACGCCCGCGTCCCCGTCACCCCCGGCTATCTCGGCGAAGACCAGTCGCCCGAACGCCTCCAGGCCGAAGCCGATCGTATCGGCTACCCCGTGCTGATCAAGGCGGTCGCGGGCGGCGGCGGCAAGGGGATGCGGCGCGTCGACGCCGCCGCCGACTTCGCCGACGCGCTGGCCAGCTGCCAGCGCGAGGCCGCCTCCTCGTTCGGCAACACCCAGGTACTGATCGAAAAATACATCCTCGCTCCGCGTCATATCGAGGTGCAGGTATTCGGCGACAGTCACGGCAACATCGTCCACCTGTTCGAACGCGACTGTTCGATGCAGCGCCGCCACCAAAAGGTGATCGAGGAAGCCCCCGCGCCGGGCATGGACAAGGCGGCGCGCTTCGCGGTGTGCGAGGCCGCGGTCAAGGCCGCGCGCGCGGCCAACTATGTCGGCGCGGGCACGATCGAATTCATCGCCGACGCGTCGCACGGCCTCCATGCCGACCGCATCTGGTTCATGGAAATGAACACGCGGCTTCAGGTCGAACATCCGGTGACCGAGGCGATCACAGGGGTCGACCTGGTCGAATGGCAGCTGCGCGTTGCATCGGGCGAACCGCTCCCGCTGCGGCAGGAAGAACTGTCGATCAACGGCCATGCGATCGAAGCGCGGCTCTATGCGGAAGATCCGGCCAAGGGGTTCCTGCCGAGCACCGGCAAGCTCGAAGTGCTCGATTTTCCGACCAATTCGCGCGTCGATACCGGGGTCGAGGCGGGATCGACCATCTCGCCCTTCTACGATCCGATGGTTGCCAAGCTGATCACCCATGGCGACACACGCGAGGACGCGATCGCGCTGCTCCGCGCCGACCTGTCCTACCTAACCGTCTGGCCGGTGCGCACCAATGCTGGCTTCCTGTTCCGCCTCCTTGGCGACAGTGATTTCCGTGCCGCTCAGCTCGATACCGGGCTGATCGAGCGGCGTGGCGAAACGCTGCTGATCGACCCGCTCCCCGGCGCGGCGGACCTGACCCATGCGCTCTACTGGCTCGACAGCGATCCGTCCGCCGAAACTTATCTCATCGCGCGCGGGCTGGAAGGCTTCCGCCTCAACCGCGCCCCCGCCACCCAGCGCGCGGTCAGCGTCAGCGGCACCCGCGTCGCATTCGACGCGACCGAGGGCGAACTGTCCTCCCACTTCTTCCGCCACCCCCGCGACGGCGCGGCGCTATTGGTGTTCGAAGGCGCAACCTTCCGCGTCACCGCCGACCGCACCGAGGGCGGCGCAGGGGGCGCGGCGGGCGACGGCGCGATCCTCGCCCCGATGCCCGGCCGCATCGTCTCGGTCGAGGTCAGCGAAGGGCAGGCGGTCACCGCAGGACAAAAGCTGCTGGTGCTTGAGGCGATGAAGATGGAGCAGGCCCTGCTCGCCCCGTTCGACGGGGTCGTCGAAACCCTCGCCGCAACTCCCGGCGCGCAGGTCCAGGTCGACGCGCTGCTGGTGAAGGTGGCGAAGGCAGAATAG
- a CDS encoding class II aldolase/adducin family protein — MATAAVAPRTMNDAEWEARQQLAAAYRVFDHLGWSEMIYNHITLKVPGEDHAFLINPFGLHFSEVKASNLVKIDIDGNKLGDSPYPVNRAGFVQHAVFHRNLPDVHCIMHTHTTAGMAVSSLEGGLQPINFYACNFAGQIAYHDFEGVTVRDEEGERLVANLGDKRMLLLRNHGIVAMGRTLPEAFIKHWSLQRACEIQLATLSMGKPLTVSPEVVAVHQRDLHMAQVPGGPGAADFAAMVRLVDRVDTSWRE, encoded by the coding sequence ATGGCCACCGCCGCTGTCGCACCCCGCACGATGAATGACGCCGAGTGGGAGGCGCGCCAGCAGCTTGCCGCCGCCTATCGCGTGTTCGATCACCTCGGCTGGTCCGAGATGATCTACAACCACATCACGCTGAAGGTGCCGGGGGAGGATCACGCGTTCCTGATCAACCCGTTCGGACTGCATTTCAGCGAGGTGAAGGCGTCGAACCTGGTCAAGATCGACATTGACGGCAACAAGCTCGGCGACAGCCCCTATCCGGTCAACCGCGCGGGGTTCGTCCAGCATGCGGTGTTCCACCGCAATTTGCCCGATGTGCATTGCATCATGCACACGCACACCACGGCGGGGATGGCAGTTTCGAGCCTCGAAGGCGGGTTGCAGCCGATCAATTTCTATGCGTGCAATTTCGCGGGGCAGATCGCCTATCATGATTTCGAGGGGGTGACTGTTCGCGACGAGGAGGGCGAGCGGCTGGTCGCCAATCTCGGCGACAAGCGCATGTTGCTGCTGCGCAACCATGGCATCGTCGCGATGGGACGGACCTTGCCCGAGGCGTTCATCAAGCATTGGTCACTGCAGCGCGCGTGCGAGATCCAGCTGGCGACGCTGTCGATGGGCAAGCCGCTGACCGTGTCGCCGGAGGTGGTCGCGGTGCACCAGCGCGATCTGCACATGGCGCAGGTGCCGGGCGGGCCGGGCGCGGCGGATTTCGCGGCGATGGTGCGGCTGGTGGATCGGGTGGATACCAGCTGGCGGGAATGA
- a CDS encoding TMEM165/GDT1 family protein, whose product MEPFLTSTAVVALAEIGDKTQLLAILLATRFKRPLPIVAGILVATLANHFLAALVGQQAAALLEGTWFRYLIAASFIAMAAWTLVPDKIDDLEHKPARFGPFLTTTIAFFLVEMGDKTQIATVALGARFVEVGWVTLGTTLGMMLANVPAVYLGNELVRRVPMRTVRIVAASLFLALGIWLLVQTLSGG is encoded by the coding sequence TTGGAACCCTTCCTCACCTCCACCGCCGTGGTCGCGCTCGCCGAAATCGGCGACAAGACGCAGCTGCTCGCGATCCTGCTGGCGACGCGGTTCAAGCGGCCGCTGCCGATCGTCGCGGGCATCCTCGTCGCGACGCTCGCCAATCATTTCCTCGCGGCGCTGGTCGGGCAACAGGCCGCTGCGCTGCTGGAGGGGACGTGGTTCCGCTACCTGATCGCCGCATCCTTCATCGCGATGGCGGCATGGACCCTGGTCCCCGACAAGATCGACGATCTGGAGCACAAGCCCGCCCGCTTCGGGCCGTTCCTGACCACCACCATCGCTTTCTTCCTGGTCGAAATGGGCGACAAGACCCAGATCGCGACCGTCGCGCTCGGCGCGCGCTTTGTAGAGGTCGGTTGGGTTACGCTCGGTACGACGCTGGGAATGATGCTCGCCAACGTGCCTGCCGTGTATCTGGGCAATGAGCTGGTACGGCGCGTGCCGATGCGCACCGTGCGGATCGTTGCCGCGTCGCTGTTCCTCGCCCTTGGCATCTGGCTACTCGTCCAGACGCTTTCGGGCGGCTAG